The proteins below come from a single Streptomyces sp. B3I8 genomic window:
- a CDS encoding glycosyltransferase family 4 protein, with protein sequence MHKTLIVTNDFPPRPGGIQAFLHNMALRLDPERLVVHASTWKRSGEGVAATAAFDAEQPFTVVRDRTTMLLPTPAATRRAVGLLREHGCTSVWFGAAAPLGLMAPALRRAGAERLVATTHGHEAGWAQLPASRRLLRRIGDSVDTITYLGEYTRARIAPALTPAAAARMTQLPPGVDEKTFHPGSGGAEVRARLGLTDRPVVVCVSRLVPRKGQDTLILALPRVLAAHPDAVLLIVGGGPYERDLRRLARETGVADSVRFTGSVPWEELPAHYGAGDVFAMPCRTRRGGLDVEGLGIVYLEASATGLPVVAGDSGGAPDAVLDGETGWVVPGGAPTAVADRVNALLADEELRHRMGERGRRWVEEKWRWDLLAERLKALL encoded by the coding sequence ATGCACAAGACCCTGATCGTCACCAACGACTTCCCGCCCCGGCCCGGCGGCATCCAGGCCTTCCTGCACAACATGGCGCTGCGGCTGGACCCGGAGCGGCTGGTCGTCCACGCGTCCACCTGGAAGCGGAGCGGGGAGGGCGTCGCCGCGACGGCGGCCTTCGACGCGGAGCAGCCCTTCACCGTCGTACGCGACCGCACGACGATGCTGCTGCCGACGCCCGCCGCCACCCGCCGGGCCGTCGGACTGCTGCGCGAACACGGCTGCACCTCGGTGTGGTTCGGGGCGGCGGCACCGCTCGGCCTGATGGCCCCCGCGCTGCGCCGGGCCGGGGCGGAGCGCCTGGTGGCCACCACCCACGGCCACGAGGCCGGCTGGGCGCAGCTCCCCGCCTCCCGGCGACTGCTGCGCAGGATCGGCGACTCGGTGGACACGATCACCTACCTCGGCGAGTACACCCGTGCCCGCATCGCCCCGGCGCTCACCCCCGCCGCCGCCGCGAGGATGACGCAACTGCCGCCCGGCGTCGACGAGAAGACCTTCCACCCCGGCTCCGGCGGCGCCGAGGTCCGGGCCCGGCTGGGGCTGACCGACCGGCCCGTGGTGGTGTGCGTCTCCCGGCTGGTGCCGCGCAAGGGCCAGGACACGCTGATCCTCGCCCTGCCCCGTGTCCTGGCCGCGCACCCGGACGCGGTGCTGCTGATCGTGGGCGGCGGCCCCTACGAGCGCGACCTGCGCCGCCTCGCGCGCGAGACGGGCGTCGCGGACTCCGTACGCTTCACCGGTTCCGTGCCGTGGGAGGAACTGCCCGCGCACTACGGCGCCGGGGACGTCTTCGCCATGCCGTGCAGGACCCGGCGCGGCGGACTGGACGTGGAGGGCCTCGGCATCGTCTACCTGGAGGCGTCCGCCACGGGCCTCCCCGTCGTCGCCGGCGACTCCGGCGGCGCCCCCGACGCCGTGCTCGACGGCGAGACGGGCTGGGTGGTGCCGGGCGGCGCCCCGACGGCGGTGGCCGACCGCGTCAACGCCCTCCTCGCCGACGAGGAACTACGGCACCGCATGGGCGAACGGGGCCGGCGGTGGGTCGAGGAGAAGTGGCGCTGGGACCTCCTGGCGGAGCGTCTGAAGGCGCTGCTCTAG
- a CDS encoding glycoside hydrolase family 3 N-terminal domain-containing protein — protein sequence MTANVAVETTPVTPTTPTTPTAPVWQDSGADLDTRVTALIEAMTVEEKIAQLVGVWVGASDEGGEVAPHQHDMEEAVDLDALLPSGLGQLTRPFGTAPVDPALGALSLLRTQQRIAAANRFGIPALAHEECLAGFAAWRATAYPVPLSWGATFDPDLIREMAAAIGRDMAAVGIHQGLAPVLDVVRDARWGRVEETIGEDPYLVGTVATAYVQGLESAGIVATLKHFVGYSASRAGRNLAPVSMGPRERADVLLPPFEMAIREGGARSVMSAYTDIDGIPSAADEDLLTGLLRDTWGFEGTVVADYFGIAFLKTLHGAATDWADAAGTALRAGVDVELPSIKTFGEPLRAAVADGRVPGELLDRALRRVLTQKGQLGLLDADWDPVPPALAGAALDDPEALRGTVDLDSDDNHRLAAEIADRAVVLLANNGALPLSAPRRIALVGPQADQPYAVLGCYSFPAHVGVHHPTTPVGIELPTLREALVREFPNAEIVTVRGADIDGEDTSGFAAAVRAARDADVVVLALGDRAGLFGRGTSGEGCDAESLALPGVQQALLDRLLDVGTPLVLTLLAGRPYALGRATTEADAVVQSFFPGEEGTAAIARVLSGRTNPSGRLPVSVPAGPGVQPSTYLAAKLARASEVSAIDPGPAYAFGHGLSYTSFAWSDLAVEGEEAATDGEFRLGFTVRNTGDREGTEVVQLYLHDPVASVVQPVQRLIGYARVRLAPGESRRLTALVPADVASFTGRDGHRVVEPGELELRLSASSAESRLTAAVRLTGAARRVDHTRRLHATIRPA from the coding sequence GTGACCGCCAACGTGGCTGTTGAGACAACCCCCGTCACCCCGACCACTCCCACCACCCCCACCGCGCCGGTCTGGCAGGACAGCGGTGCGGATCTCGACACCCGGGTCACCGCCCTGATCGAGGCCATGACCGTCGAGGAGAAGATCGCCCAGCTCGTCGGCGTCTGGGTCGGCGCCTCCGACGAGGGAGGTGAAGTCGCCCCGCACCAGCACGACATGGAGGAGGCCGTCGACCTCGACGCGCTGCTCCCCTCGGGCCTCGGGCAGCTCACCCGCCCCTTCGGCACCGCCCCCGTCGACCCCGCGCTCGGCGCGCTCTCCCTGCTGCGCACCCAGCAGCGCATCGCCGCCGCCAACCGCTTCGGCATCCCCGCCCTCGCCCACGAGGAGTGCCTGGCCGGCTTCGCCGCCTGGCGGGCCACCGCCTACCCCGTGCCGCTGTCCTGGGGCGCCACCTTCGACCCGGACCTGATCCGGGAGATGGCCGCCGCCATCGGCCGCGACATGGCCGCCGTCGGCATCCACCAGGGCCTCGCCCCCGTCCTCGACGTGGTGCGCGATGCCCGCTGGGGCCGGGTGGAGGAGACCATCGGCGAGGACCCCTACCTCGTCGGCACCGTCGCCACCGCCTACGTCCAGGGTCTGGAGTCGGCCGGCATCGTCGCCACCCTCAAGCACTTCGTCGGCTACTCCGCCTCCCGCGCCGGACGCAACCTCGCCCCCGTCTCCATGGGGCCGCGCGAACGCGCCGACGTGCTGCTGCCGCCGTTCGAGATGGCGATCCGCGAGGGCGGCGCCAGGTCCGTCATGTCCGCCTACACCGACATCGACGGCATCCCGTCCGCCGCCGACGAGGACCTCCTCACCGGCCTGCTGCGTGACACCTGGGGCTTCGAGGGCACCGTCGTCGCCGACTACTTCGGCATCGCCTTCCTCAAGACCCTGCACGGTGCCGCCACCGACTGGGCCGACGCCGCGGGCACCGCGCTGCGGGCCGGCGTCGACGTCGAACTGCCCAGCATCAAGACGTTCGGCGAGCCGCTGCGCGCCGCCGTCGCCGACGGCCGCGTCCCCGGGGAACTCCTCGACCGCGCCCTGCGCCGGGTGCTCACCCAGAAGGGCCAGCTCGGCCTCCTCGACGCCGACTGGGACCCGGTGCCGCCGGCCCTGGCCGGAGCCGCCCTCGACGACCCCGAGGCGCTGCGCGGCACGGTCGACCTGGACTCCGACGACAACCACCGGCTGGCCGCGGAGATCGCCGACCGGGCCGTCGTCCTGCTCGCCAACAACGGCGCCCTGCCGCTGTCCGCGCCCCGCCGGATCGCCCTGGTCGGCCCCCAGGCCGACCAGCCGTACGCCGTGCTCGGCTGCTACTCCTTCCCCGCGCACGTCGGCGTCCACCACCCCACCACCCCCGTCGGCATCGAACTGCCCACGCTGCGCGAGGCGTTGGTGCGGGAGTTCCCGAACGCCGAGATCGTCACCGTGCGCGGGGCGGACATCGACGGCGAGGACACCTCCGGGTTCGCCGCGGCCGTGCGCGCGGCACGCGACGCCGACGTGGTGGTCCTCGCGCTCGGCGACCGCGCCGGGCTGTTCGGCCGCGGCACCAGCGGCGAGGGCTGCGACGCCGAGTCGCTCGCCCTGCCCGGCGTGCAGCAGGCCCTCCTCGACCGGCTGCTCGACGTGGGCACGCCGCTGGTGCTGACGCTGCTCGCGGGGCGCCCGTACGCGCTCGGCCGGGCCACCACCGAGGCGGACGCCGTCGTGCAGTCCTTCTTCCCCGGCGAGGAGGGCACCGCCGCGATCGCCCGGGTCCTCAGCGGCCGTACCAACCCCTCCGGCCGGCTCCCGGTCAGCGTGCCCGCGGGGCCGGGCGTCCAGCCCTCCACCTACCTCGCCGCGAAGCTCGCCCGGGCCAGCGAGGTCTCCGCGATCGACCCCGGCCCGGCGTACGCCTTCGGCCACGGACTGTCGTACACGAGCTTCGCGTGGAGCGACCTCGCGGTGGAGGGGGAGGAGGCCGCCACGGACGGGGAGTTCCGGCTCGGGTTCACGGTGCGCAACACCGGGGACCGGGAGGGGACGGAGGTCGTGCAGCTGTATCTGCACGATCCGGTGGCCTCGGTGGTGCAGCCGGTGCAGCGGTTGATCGGGTACGCGCGGGTGCGGCTGGCGCCGGGGGAGTCCCGGCGGCTGACGGCGCTCGTCCCGGCGGACGTGGCGTCCTTCACGGGGCGGGACGGGCACCGGGTCGTCGAGCCGGGCGAGCTGGAGCTGCGGCTGTCCGCGTCCTCGGCGGAGTCGCGCCTGACGGCGGCGGTCCGGCTGACGGGGGCGGCCCGCCGGGTGGACCACACGCGCCGCCTGCACGCGACGATCCGGCCGGCGTAG
- a CDS encoding carbohydrate ABC transporter permease — protein sequence MTTQLTRAAAPAKDSGRRSGRARGARSADVGRPGFAWAVPATIFFVLFAILPLLAVAVLSFMSWGGIGDPEWVGLDNWNRVFDDPVMIKSIWLTLLLTVLGVVLQTPLSILIGVWAAGTQRNRAVISAVYFVPLLLSSTAVSVLWRALLDPNFGIPSEATWLFGDGNLFGEQSTAIGVLAFVSTWQFTPLHSLIYQGAARAIPQVLYQAAEIDGAGRVRQFFSITLPQLRNSIITSMILMVVGGLTTFETVLILTQGGPGTDTTISAYYMYQKAFKSFDFGAGAVIALLLVVAATIISLIVVRLSGYDKMRSTMEGVS from the coding sequence ATGACGACACAGCTGACACGCGCAGCCGCCCCCGCGAAGGACTCCGGCCGCAGGAGCGGCCGGGCCCGGGGCGCGCGAAGCGCCGACGTGGGCCGCCCGGGCTTCGCCTGGGCGGTCCCCGCCACGATCTTCTTCGTCCTCTTCGCCATCCTCCCGCTGCTCGCCGTCGCGGTCCTGTCCTTCATGAGCTGGGGCGGCATCGGCGACCCCGAGTGGGTCGGCCTCGACAACTGGAACCGGGTCTTCGACGACCCGGTCATGATCAAGAGCATCTGGCTGACCCTGCTGCTCACCGTGCTCGGCGTGGTCCTGCAGACCCCGCTGAGCATCCTGATCGGCGTCTGGGCCGCCGGCACCCAGCGCAACCGGGCCGTCATCTCCGCCGTCTACTTCGTGCCGCTGCTGCTGTCCTCCACCGCCGTCTCGGTGCTGTGGCGGGCGCTGCTCGACCCGAACTTCGGCATCCCCTCCGAGGCGACCTGGCTGTTCGGCGACGGCAACCTGTTCGGCGAGCAGTCCACCGCCATCGGCGTCCTCGCCTTCGTCAGCACCTGGCAGTTCACCCCGCTGCACAGCCTGATCTACCAGGGCGCCGCACGGGCCATCCCGCAGGTGCTCTACCAGGCCGCGGAGATCGACGGTGCCGGCCGGGTGCGGCAGTTCTTCTCCATCACGCTGCCCCAGCTGCGCAACTCGATCATCACCTCGATGATCCTCATGGTCGTCGGCGGCCTCACCACCTTCGAGACCGTCCTCATCCTGACCCAGGGCGGCCCCGGCACCGACACCACCATCAGCGCCTACTACATGTACCAGAAGGCCTTCAAGAGCTTCGACTTCGGCGCCGGCGCCGTCATCGCGCTGCTCCTGGTCGTCGCGGCCACGATCATCTCGCTGATCGTCGTGCGTCTCTCCGGCTACGACAAGATGCGCTCCACCATGGAGGGTGTGTCATGA
- a CDS encoding carbohydrate ABC transporter permease yields the protein MRRRPNYLAGVAAVAWLIIVALPLYVMLAATVQSKGDYAKGSPLSWPEHFTFENYSGAFDEGFGQFFVNTLIVTVAVVGIVVVLVPPLAYAVVRSRSRVASGVFRLFLLGLAIPAQAVIVPMFYLISEAGLYDNLIGVILPTAAFCLPISTLILSGAMRDIGHELFEAMAVDGASPRRMFLQLVLPLSKGGISTIVVFSALQAWNGFLFPLVLTQSDSTKVITLGLYNFQTEHGINVPGTLAAVFMSMVPILLVYLFARRALVQGLMGVGGK from the coding sequence ATGAGGCGGCGCCCCAACTACCTGGCCGGCGTCGCCGCCGTCGCCTGGCTGATCATCGTCGCCCTGCCGCTGTACGTGATGCTCGCCGCGACCGTGCAGTCCAAGGGCGACTACGCCAAGGGCAGCCCGCTGTCCTGGCCGGAGCACTTCACCTTCGAGAACTACTCGGGCGCCTTCGACGAGGGGTTCGGACAGTTCTTCGTCAACACGCTGATCGTCACCGTGGCCGTGGTCGGCATCGTCGTCGTCCTGGTGCCGCCGCTCGCGTACGCCGTCGTCCGCAGCCGGTCCCGGGTCGCCTCGGGGGTCTTCCGGCTGTTCCTGCTGGGCCTCGCCATCCCCGCCCAGGCGGTGATCGTGCCGATGTTCTACCTGATCAGCGAGGCCGGGCTGTACGACAACCTGATCGGTGTCATCCTGCCCACCGCCGCGTTCTGCCTGCCCATCTCCACATTGATCCTCAGCGGCGCCATGCGGGACATCGGACACGAACTCTTCGAGGCCATGGCCGTGGACGGCGCCTCGCCGCGCCGGATGTTCCTGCAACTGGTGCTCCCGCTGTCCAAGGGCGGCATCTCCACCATCGTGGTGTTCTCCGCGCTCCAGGCCTGGAACGGCTTCCTGTTCCCCCTCGTCCTGACCCAGTCCGACTCCACCAAGGTCATCACCCTGGGTCTGTACAACTTCCAAACCGAGCACGGCATCAACGTCCCCGGCACGCTGGCCGCGGTGTTCATGTCCATGGTGCCGATCCTGCTCGTCTACCTGTTCGCCCGCCGAGCCCTGGTCCAGGGCCTGATGGGCGTCGGAGGAAAGTGA
- a CDS encoding LacI family DNA-binding transcriptional regulator, which produces MLLPMRVTDEDNTAGRVTLAEVATQAGVSLSTVSKVLNGRSDVSAATRTRVEQLLENHGYRRRAATSSHAPLIELVFPELESVWAMELIRGVENVAKQHKASVVLSESGDRHAPGREWIEGVLQRRPLGVVLVFSSLPDRVKRQLRSRAVPFVIIDPAGDPEADVPSVGSANWAGGMAATRHLTELGHRRIAIITGPTDMMCSLARLDGFRSAMTMAGLETDERLVRYGDFHVQGGFERAMELLTLPDRPTAIFAGSDLQALGVLEAARRQGLSVPEDLSVVGYDDVPLAQWSSPPLTTVHQPLRQMAEEAARMLLQPAEADRPALRMELATRLVVRQSSAAPNA; this is translated from the coding sequence ATGCTGCTGCCCATGCGCGTGACAGACGAGGACAACACGGCCGGCAGGGTGACCCTCGCGGAGGTGGCCACTCAGGCCGGTGTGTCCCTTTCGACGGTTTCGAAAGTCCTCAACGGACGGTCGGACGTGTCGGCGGCCACCCGGACCCGGGTCGAGCAGCTCCTGGAGAACCACGGCTACCGGCGCCGGGCGGCGACGTCCTCGCACGCGCCGCTCATCGAGCTGGTCTTTCCGGAGCTGGAGAGCGTCTGGGCGATGGAGCTGATCCGCGGCGTGGAGAACGTCGCGAAGCAGCACAAGGCCAGCGTCGTGCTGAGCGAGAGCGGCGACCGGCACGCACCCGGGCGCGAGTGGATCGAGGGCGTGCTCCAGCGCCGCCCGCTGGGCGTGGTGCTGGTCTTCTCCTCGCTGCCGGACAGGGTCAAGCGCCAACTGCGCTCCCGCGCCGTGCCGTTCGTCATCATCGACCCGGCCGGGGACCCCGAGGCGGACGTGCCCTCGGTGGGTTCGGCGAACTGGGCCGGCGGCATGGCGGCGACCCGGCACCTGACCGAACTCGGCCACCGGCGCATCGCCATCATCACCGGCCCCACCGACATGATGTGCTCGCTCGCCCGGCTGGACGGCTTCCGCTCCGCGATGACGATGGCGGGCCTGGAGACCGACGAACGTCTGGTGCGGTACGGCGACTTCCACGTCCAGGGCGGCTTCGAGCGGGCCATGGAGCTGCTCACCCTCCCCGACCGGCCCACCGCGATCTTCGCGGGCAGTGATCTGCAGGCGCTGGGCGTCCTGGAGGCGGCACGGCGGCAGGGGCTGAGCGTGCCGGAGGACCTCTCGGTGGTGGGCTACGACGACGTGCCGCTCGCCCAGTGGTCGAGCCCGCCGCTGACCACCGTGCACCAGCCGTTGCGGCAGATGGCGGAGGAGGCGGCGCGGATGCTGCTCCAGCCGGCCGAGGCCGACCGCCCGGCGCTGCGCATGGAACTGGCGACCCGCCTGGTCGTCCGCCAGAGCAGCGCGGCACCGAACGCCTGA
- a CDS encoding ABC transporter substrate-binding protein, whose product MRTRTRFSRMLVGGVTLGMALSLSACGDNGGSGSSDGKIHVLVYGDATNKVEKAVVAEFNKTSKVKAVLDTIPGATYQQKLQTIINTPQAPDVFYNWGAGSIQPFVKAGLLMPLDDFIKDDPKLKSAFLPSVFNAAAVDGKAYGIPMRGTQPVLLFSNDKVLKNAGTQAPKTWDELLDSVKKLKKSGVTPIALGGGDQWPTLMWFEYLYDRIAGPDLLKKAVGGDKDAWASPDSKAALNKLKELVDTGAFGTNYDSVKYTDGGSPALVARSKAGFELMGSWYYSQQQENAKEFAEKDLRYSSFPTIDGGKGDPADIVGNTNNYYSVMKKTKHPEAVAKFLKLMYSDKFIKQQLAIGNLPTTTNTEKFLDTAADPKYAHYQFDLVKKAPSFQLSWDQAYPQSASEQMHQAVQQFFNGSLDVDGFIKAMQALPTS is encoded by the coding sequence ATGCGGACACGTACTCGGTTCTCCCGCATGCTCGTCGGCGGTGTGACCTTGGGCATGGCGCTGTCACTCTCCGCGTGCGGGGACAACGGCGGGTCGGGCTCCAGCGACGGGAAGATCCACGTACTGGTCTACGGGGACGCCACCAACAAGGTGGAGAAGGCGGTCGTCGCCGAGTTCAACAAGACCTCCAAGGTCAAGGCGGTCCTCGACACCATCCCGGGCGCCACGTACCAGCAGAAGCTCCAGACGATCATCAACACCCCGCAGGCCCCCGACGTCTTCTACAACTGGGGCGCGGGCAGCATCCAGCCCTTCGTCAAGGCCGGCCTGCTGATGCCGCTGGACGACTTCATCAAGGACGACCCCAAGCTGAAGTCGGCGTTCCTGCCCAGCGTCTTCAACGCCGCGGCCGTCGACGGCAAGGCCTACGGCATCCCGATGCGCGGCACCCAGCCCGTGCTGCTGTTCAGCAACGACAAGGTCCTGAAGAACGCCGGCACGCAGGCGCCCAAGACCTGGGACGAGCTGCTGGACTCGGTCAAGAAGCTGAAGAAGTCGGGTGTCACCCCGATCGCCCTCGGCGGCGGCGACCAGTGGCCCACCCTGATGTGGTTCGAGTACCTCTACGACCGCATCGCCGGCCCCGACCTGCTGAAGAAGGCCGTCGGCGGCGACAAGGACGCCTGGGCGAGCCCGGACAGCAAGGCGGCCCTGAACAAGCTCAAGGAGCTCGTCGACACCGGCGCCTTCGGCACCAACTACGACTCGGTGAAGTACACCGACGGCGGTTCGCCCGCGCTGGTCGCCCGCAGCAAGGCCGGCTTCGAGCTGATGGGCTCCTGGTACTACTCCCAGCAGCAGGAGAACGCCAAGGAGTTCGCCGAGAAGGACCTCCGGTACAGCTCCTTCCCGACGATCGACGGCGGCAAGGGCGACCCGGCGGACATCGTCGGCAACACGAACAACTACTACTCGGTGATGAAGAAGACCAAGCATCCCGAGGCCGTCGCCAAGTTCCTCAAGCTGATGTACTCCGACAAGTTCATCAAGCAGCAGCTCGCCATCGGCAACCTGCCGACGACGACGAACACCGAGAAGTTCCTGGACACCGCCGCCGACCCGAAGTACGCCCACTACCAGTTCGACCTGGTGAAGAAGGCCCCGTCCTTCCAGCTCTCGTGGGACCAGGCCTATCCGCAGTCGGCGAGCGAGCAGATGCACCAGGCCGTGCAGCAGTTCTTCAACGGCTCGCTGGACGTCGACGGATTCATCAAGGCCATGCAGGCCCTGCCGACCAGCTGA
- a CDS encoding long-chain fatty acid--CoA ligase, protein MREFSLPALYEVPADGNLTDIVRRNAAQHPDVAVIARRTDSGWQDVTAAVFLAEVRAAAKGLIASGVQPGDRVGLMSRTRYEWTLLDFAIWSAGAITVPVYETSSAEQVQWILGDSGATACLVESDAHAAAVESVREALPALKHVWGIDAGAVAELGRLGRDVSDATVEERSSLARADDPATIVYTSGTTGRPKGCVLTHRSFFAECGNVVERLRPLFRTGECSVLLFLPLAHVFGRLVQVAPMMAPIKLGCLPDIKDLTGELASFRPTLILGVPRVFEKVYNSARAKAQADGKGKIFDRAADTAIAYSRALDAGSGPSLGLRIRHRLFDRLVYRKLRAVLGGRGEYAISGGAPLGERLGHFFRGIGFTVLEGYGLTESCAATAFNPWDRQKIGTVGQPLPGSVIRIADDGEVLLHGEHLFKEYWNNEAATAEALADGWFHTGDVGTLDEDGYLRITGRKKEIIVTAGGKNVAPAVIEDRVRAHALVAECMVVGDGRPFVGALVTLDEEFLGRWAADRGKPAGSTAASLREDPELLAAVQRAVDDGNAAVSKAESVRKFRVLPGQFTEESGHLTPSLKLKRGVVAKDFAAEIEEMYAR, encoded by the coding sequence TTGCGCGAGTTCAGCCTTCCGGCTCTGTACGAGGTCCCTGCGGACGGGAATCTGACCGACATCGTCCGCAGAAACGCCGCGCAGCATCCCGACGTCGCGGTCATCGCCCGCCGGACGGACAGCGGCTGGCAGGACGTCACGGCGGCCGTGTTCCTCGCCGAGGTGCGGGCGGCGGCGAAGGGCCTGATCGCCTCGGGCGTGCAGCCGGGCGACCGGGTGGGGCTGATGTCCCGTACGCGCTACGAGTGGACGCTGCTGGACTTCGCGATCTGGAGCGCGGGCGCGATCACCGTACCGGTGTACGAGACCAGCTCGGCGGAGCAGGTGCAGTGGATCCTCGGCGACTCGGGCGCCACCGCCTGCCTGGTGGAGAGCGACGCGCACGCGGCGGCCGTGGAGTCGGTGCGCGAGGCACTGCCCGCGCTCAAGCACGTGTGGGGCATCGACGCCGGCGCGGTGGCGGAGCTGGGCCGCCTGGGCCGGGACGTCAGCGACGCCACGGTGGAGGAGCGCTCCTCGCTGGCCCGGGCGGACGACCCGGCCACCATCGTCTACACCAGCGGCACCACGGGCCGCCCCAAGGGTTGTGTCCTCACCCACCGCAGTTTCTTCGCCGAGTGCGGCAACGTGGTGGAGCGGCTGCGTCCGCTGTTCCGCACCGGCGAGTGCTCGGTGCTGCTGTTCCTGCCCCTCGCCCATGTCTTCGGGCGGCTGGTGCAGGTCGCGCCGATGATGGCGCCGATCAAGCTCGGCTGTCTGCCGGACATCAAGGACCTCACCGGCGAACTGGCCTCCTTCCGGCCCACGCTGATCCTCGGCGTGCCGCGCGTCTTCGAGAAGGTCTACAACTCGGCGCGCGCCAAGGCGCAGGCCGACGGCAAGGGGAAGATCTTCGACCGGGCGGCCGACACCGCGATCGCGTACAGCCGTGCGCTGGACGCCGGCTCCGGCCCCTCCCTCGGGCTGCGGATCCGGCACCGGCTCTTCGACCGGCTCGTCTACCGCAAGCTGCGGGCGGTGCTCGGCGGCCGGGGCGAGTACGCCATCTCCGGCGGCGCCCCGCTGGGCGAGCGGCTCGGTCACTTCTTCCGCGGCATCGGCTTCACCGTCCTGGAGGGCTACGGCCTGACCGAGTCGTGCGCGGCGACGGCGTTCAACCCCTGGGACCGGCAGAAGATCGGCACGGTCGGGCAGCCGCTGCCCGGTTCGGTCATCCGCATAGCGGACGACGGCGAGGTGCTGCTGCACGGCGAGCACCTGTTCAAGGAGTACTGGAACAACGAGGCGGCGACGGCGGAGGCGCTGGCCGACGGCTGGTTCCACACGGGGGACGTCGGCACCCTCGACGAGGACGGGTATCTGCGGATCACCGGCCGCAAGAAGGAGATCATCGTCACCGCCGGCGGCAAGAACGTCGCCCCCGCGGTGATCGAGGACCGGGTCCGGGCGCACGCGCTGGTCGCCGAGTGCATGGTGGTGGGCGACGGGCGGCCGTTCGTGGGCGCGCTGGTCACGCTGGACGAGGAGTTCCTGGGCCGCTGGGCCGCGGACCGCGGGAAGCCCGCCGGCTCCACGGCGGCGTCGCTGCGGGAGGACCCCGAGCTGCTCGCGGCGGTGCAGCGGGCGGTGGACGACGGGAACGCGGCGGTGTCGAAGGCCGAGTCCGTGCGGAAGTTCCGGGTACTGCCGGGGCAGTTCACGGAGGAGTCGGGGCACCTCACGCCGTCGCTGAAGCTGAAGCGGGGCGTGGTAGCGAAGGACTTCGCGGCGGAGATCGAGGAGATGTACGCGCGGTGA
- a CDS encoding glycosyltransferase 87 family protein, whose product MAGARRIPVGLFAVWTVSRSALLLYVLKVWVFPGPDVTSDVSVIYRGWYDVLRSGGFPSGDVSWQYPPGAVLAVLSPALLPFLDYAHAFFALALLADLAVVCLLLYAGARDGGGVRGVWLWTLGVALLGPTVYARYDLMVTAVAVAALVAGARRPRVLGVLAGFGALLKVWPALLLAGAVRRRAWGAAAVAAGGLALVCAVVMPGAFTFLRHQGGRGTEVESLGALVFHAARHFGWRGRVLLHYGSVEFLGPWVGAVSAGAMVLSVAGLGWLVVWRLSARAFSPRTLVDAGFVAVLVFTVTSRVISPQYLVWLVGLGAVCLCCRGSRMEVPAVLVLVACPVTVLEFPVYFGEVVASDGVGVLSLVVRNGLLVGATVSAARTLWRDTVRARDQLFTPPPPLPSPSRQGALPL is encoded by the coding sequence ATGGCGGGTGCGCGACGGATTCCGGTGGGGCTGTTCGCCGTCTGGACGGTGAGCCGGTCGGCCCTGCTGCTGTACGTCCTCAAGGTGTGGGTGTTCCCGGGGCCGGACGTCACCAGCGACGTGTCGGTGATCTACCGGGGGTGGTACGACGTCCTGCGCTCCGGCGGCTTCCCGAGCGGCGACGTCTCCTGGCAGTACCCGCCCGGGGCCGTCCTCGCGGTCCTCTCCCCCGCGCTGCTGCCGTTCCTGGACTACGCGCACGCCTTCTTCGCCCTCGCTCTCCTGGCCGACCTGGCGGTGGTGTGCCTGCTGCTGTACGCCGGGGCCCGGGACGGGGGCGGGGTGCGCGGGGTGTGGCTGTGGACGCTGGGCGTCGCGCTGCTCGGGCCGACGGTGTACGCCCGCTACGACCTGATGGTGACGGCGGTGGCGGTGGCCGCGCTGGTGGCGGGGGCTCGGCGTCCGCGGGTGCTGGGGGTGCTCGCGGGGTTCGGCGCGCTGCTGAAGGTGTGGCCCGCGTTGTTGCTGGCGGGAGCGGTGCGGCGGCGGGCGTGGGGCGCGGCGGCGGTGGCCGCGGGCGGGCTCGCGCTGGTGTGCGCGGTGGTGATGCCGGGGGCGTTCACGTTCCTGCGTCACCAGGGCGGGCGGGGCACGGAGGTGGAGTCGCTCGGGGCGCTCGTCTTCCACGCGGCGCGGCACTTCGGGTGGCGGGGGCGGGTGCTGCTCCACTACGGCTCGGTGGAGTTCCTCGGGCCGTGGGTGGGAGCGGTGAGCGCGGGGGCGATGGTGCTGAGTGTGGCGGGGCTGGGGTGGCTGGTGGTGTGGCGGCTGAGCGCCCGCGCGTTCTCGCCGCGCACGCTCGTGGACGCGGGGTTCGTGGCGGTGCTGGTGTTCACGGTGACGAGCCGGGTGATCAGCCCGCAGTACCTGGTGTGGCTGGTGGGGCTGGGAGCGGTGTGTCTGTGCTGCCGGGGGAGCCGGATGGAGGTGCCGGCCGTGCTGGTGCTGGTGGCGTGTCCGGTGACGGTGCTGGAGTTCCCGGTGTACTTCGGGGAGGTGGTGGCGAGTGACGGGGTGGGGGTTCTGTCGCTGGTGGTGCGGAACGGGTTGCTGGTGGGGGCGACGGTGAGCGCGGCGCGGACGCTGTGGCGCGACACGGTACGGGCACGCGACCAGTTGTTCACGCCCCCGCCGCCCCTGCCCTCCCCCTCACGACAAGGGGCGCTGCCCCTCTGA